The Acidiferrobacter thiooxydans region GCAATACAACAACCTCGTCCGGCAGGTCGACGCCGACCCCACACTGCGGGCCCGCGTGCTGCACATGCTGCGCCAGTAGTCACAAGGCCGTGGCGCCCCACGGGCGCCACGGCCCTTCTTTCCTATCTTTTTGCCCGCGCCGCGTCCCAGCAACAGTTGCGTGCGCGCGACCCATGCCGGCTGCCTCTAATCCGATGAGGCGGAGACCCCGGTCCGGCGCACCGTCACCCCCTCTCCCAAGGCCCGCGCCATGCGCGCGGCCGGTCGCTCCAGCCAGCGGTAGGCCATATCGGCCGTCAATAGCGTGGCCACGAAGGTGCCCGCCAGCAAGGGCGCGAGAGCGATATGTCCATAGAACAAATGGAGCGCCGCGAGAAGCACGAGCGGGTGAAAGAGGTAGAGACTGTAGGATATGCGCCCGAGATACTGGAAGACGCGGTGGTCGAGCAGCGCCTTGACGGCGGGTTCATAGGCGATCACCACGAGTCCCAGGGCGGCCCCCATCATGGTCGGCCAGTCGTGGACCAACATGCGGTGATCGCCGAGCACAGCCAGGGTGCGCGATCCGTAAAAATAGAGCGCGAAGGCCAGCACCCCAAGGATGAGTCGCCGTCCCGATGATAGCGTAAGATAACGCCTCTTCACCGCATCCCTGTGACAGGCGAGCAGGGCGCCCAACGCAAACGGCGCGAGATAATAGACCGTATCGCTATAGGCGGTAAGCCCTCCGCCCATGACCGTCGCCGCCCACGCCCCGCCCGCAGCCGATGCCGCGCCGCGCACGAAGATAGTCGCGACGGCCAGGGCCGCAAAGGGCAGCCAGGCCACGGTCCACGCCGACCGCCTCACCCACACGACGATCAGCGGAAAGATGAGCGAGACCCGCATCTCCTGCACGAGCGTCCAGATCGTGAAGTCGTAGCGATCCGAATTGAAGGCATCCACGAAACCGGCGTGCTCCCAGAGTGAGCTTACATTCGGCGACCAGGACCAGAACTTGTTGATCCACGGGCCCAGCCCCGGCAACGGTCCGGTATACAGGAAGGCGGCGCCCAGGATGCCG contains the following coding sequences:
- a CDS encoding acyltransferase family protein, producing MADGRVRSLDATRGLAAVSVVLSHYVLVLADAGRRRYAHAYHTLQWLSYTPLGLAWAGRAAVVFFFVLSGYVLYIMWERGGLSYGAYLKKRVVRLYLPYAGAVILGILGAAFLYTGPLPGLGPWINKFWSWSPNVSSLWEHAGFVDAFNSDRYDFTIWTLVQEMRVSLIFPLIVVWVRRSAWTVAWLPFAALAVATIFVRGAASAAGGAWAATVMGGGLTAYSDTVYYLAPFALGALLACHRDAVKRRYLTLSSGRRLILGVLAFALYFYGSRTLAVLGDHRMLVHDWPTMMGAALGLVVIAYEPAVKALLDHRVFQYLGRISYSLYLFHPLVLLAALHLFYGHIALAPLLAGTFVATLLTADMAYRWLERPAARMARALGEGVTVRRTGVSASSD